Proteins encoded by one window of Flavobacterium sp. N502540:
- a CDS encoding T9SS type A sorting domain-containing protein, which produces MKKITLSFLFLMLFFIQLAFCQGSVKYDSKTKSIDVASGVEGTASILVKFYGSTESASIFLETMSCGNTDGLQLVSYSKGSIMNYYQNETNIVFKFKKTVSSDTQVIYKFSTNGSCFQNEADMIKITVNYKATVTNPTNPTFDNQITIFHNYKNTIISDLSIDRGSTAPLIGGTFVPLGYEYQWEKKNINGVWMPIPGETKDFILPGILLETTQYRRSAKKTGSTMNVPISNVVTITLPHVPAIENNIISISGTTITGSQPTGAFGDYKYSWFLGSQEDPIIFDETTKDLDLTPYLRAISILQNDHTAFILRTVQSVNSSHSSNSNKIRLYGTSQLQQQALKTQSEEDSLLIYPNPTTEVVNFATNFSTNKEIEIVVYSESIRNEKSVFRGTVTPNQVVSWNIPSGYAKGIYFYKIRSGNKEIKTGKIIVQ; this is translated from the coding sequence ATGAAAAAAATTACTTTAAGTTTTTTATTTTTGATGCTTTTTTTTATACAATTAGCATTCTGTCAAGGTAGTGTAAAGTACGATTCTAAAACAAAATCCATCGATGTTGCTTCAGGAGTTGAAGGTACAGCAAGTATTCTGGTGAAATTTTATGGTAGTACTGAGAGTGCTTCTATTTTTCTTGAAACCATGTCCTGTGGCAATACGGATGGTCTTCAGTTAGTTAGCTATTCGAAAGGAAGCATAATGAATTACTATCAGAACGAAACAAACATTGTTTTTAAATTTAAAAAGACTGTGAGTTCTGATACTCAGGTTATTTATAAATTTTCAACTAATGGGAGTTGTTTTCAGAATGAAGCCGATATGATTAAGATTACCGTAAATTACAAGGCAACAGTTACCAATCCTACAAATCCAACGTTTGATAATCAAATTACAATTTTTCATAATTACAAGAATACAATAATTTCGGATCTAAGTATTGATAGGGGGAGCACAGCTCCTCTAATCGGGGGGACTTTTGTACCATTAGGATATGAGTATCAATGGGAGAAAAAAAACATTAATGGAGTTTGGATGCCGATTCCAGGAGAAACAAAGGACTTCATTTTACCTGGCATTCTTTTAGAGACAACTCAGTACAGAAGAAGTGCAAAAAAAACAGGTAGTACCATGAATGTACCTATAAGTAATGTAGTGACCATAACTTTACCTCACGTTCCTGCTATAGAAAATAATATCATATCAATAAGTGGCACTACAATAACAGGGAGTCAGCCAACTGGAGCATTTGGCGATTATAAGTATTCATGGTTTTTGGGAAGCCAAGAAGATCCAATTATATTTGATGAAACGACAAAGGATTTGGATTTGACACCATATTTGCGTGCAATAAGTATTTTACAGAATGATCATACTGCATTCATATTAAGAACTGTTCAATCTGTAAATAGTTCACATAGCTCGAATAGTAATAAGATAAGATTGTATGGTACCTCTCAATTACAACAACAAGCTTTAAAGACTCAATCAGAAGAAGATTCGTTGTTAATCTACCCAAACCCAACAACCGAAGTTGTAAATTTTGCTACAAATTTTTCAACCAATAAAGAAATTGAAATAGTAGTTTATTCTGAAAGTATAAGAAACGAAAAATCAGTTTTTAGAGGAACAGTAACACCTAATCAGGTGGTGAGCTGGAACATTCCTTCAGGTTATGCAAAAGGAATTTATTTCTATAAAATTCGTTCAGGAAACAAGGAAATTAAAACGGGTAAAATTATAGTTCAATAA
- a CDS encoding GDSL-type esterase/lipase family protein, with protein MMHKADTAAVDSFSGDRIYNAEVLVPFFLKLKSNESQNSQKINMVHVGDSHIQSDLMTNEIRKKLQQKFGNGGRGLVFPYQLAKTNGSYNERFRSNRGWESYRNIHPVKNVPVGLSGIALWRDNGGFAVELNVKDAAYNFNTIKIITPQNQNMFDLAISSQTKTIQSTERKVITHKIKKGEAISTIADKYNVSVADIRKDNHLKSNNIRAGRTLKIRTNETKPRNITSSEFVPLNLESDSFTHYYNSEKTLSRIFLLPNKEASKYELSGIVLERDTPGLIYSSIGVNGAKFSDYNKYPLFFEQLKALHSDLIVLSLGTNESYDHMEASAYIKELRDFIKNVKEHNSKVSILVMTPPPSLLKARRPNVYIRDYAKSIIEIAKTDGFAVWDLYDELGAMEGIRGLKSSGLIGPDWVHYSKKGYEKQGNLFAEAFLKAYDNFKLKN; from the coding sequence ATGATGCATAAAGCCGATACAGCCGCTGTTGATTCTTTTTCAGGAGACAGGATTTATAATGCAGAAGTCTTAGTGCCGTTTTTTTTGAAATTGAAGTCGAACGAAAGTCAAAATAGTCAAAAAATCAATATGGTCCATGTGGGAGATTCGCACATTCAGAGTGATTTAATGACCAATGAGATTAGGAAAAAACTACAGCAAAAGTTTGGTAATGGCGGTCGGGGGTTAGTTTTTCCGTATCAGCTGGCCAAAACAAATGGTTCTTATAACGAACGGTTTCGTTCCAACAGAGGCTGGGAAAGTTATCGAAACATTCATCCTGTCAAAAATGTTCCCGTTGGTTTAAGCGGAATTGCACTTTGGAGAGACAATGGTGGTTTTGCTGTTGAACTGAATGTTAAAGATGCTGCGTATAATTTCAATACTATCAAAATTATTACGCCTCAAAATCAGAACATGTTTGATTTAGCGATATCCTCTCAAACTAAAACAATTCAGTCTACAGAGCGAAAAGTAATTACGCACAAGATCAAAAAAGGAGAAGCGATCTCGACAATTGCTGACAAATACAATGTTTCAGTAGCTGATATTAGAAAAGACAATCATCTGAAATCGAATAACATTCGTGCGGGAAGAACGCTTAAAATCCGAACAAACGAGACTAAACCCAGAAATATTACGAGTTCAGAATTTGTTCCTTTAAATTTGGAATCGGATTCGTTTACTCATTATTATAACTCTGAAAAAACGTTGAGTCGTATTTTTCTACTTCCAAATAAAGAAGCTTCAAAGTACGAACTGAGCGGGATCGTTTTAGAAAGAGATACACCCGGTTTAATTTACAGCAGCATTGGGGTAAATGGAGCCAAGTTTTCAGATTATAATAAGTACCCGTTATTTTTTGAACAGCTAAAAGCATTGCATAGCGACCTTATAGTTCTTTCGTTGGGAACAAATGAAAGCTACGATCATATGGAAGCTTCGGCGTATATAAAGGAATTGCGAGATTTTATAAAAAATGTGAAAGAACACAATAGTAAGGTTTCTATCCTTGTGATGACTCCGCCTCCTTCATTACTCAAAGCAAGAAGACCCAATGTTTATATTCGCGATTACGCAAAAAGTATTATTGAAATTGCAAAGACAGACGGTTTTGCAGTTTGGGATTTATACGATGAACTGGGAGCGATGGAAGGAATCCGAGGTTTAAAGTCCTCTGGATTAATTGGCCCGGATTGGGTTCATTATTCTAAAAAAGGATACGAAAAACAAGGAAACTTGTTTGCAGAAGCATTTTTAAAAGCATACGATAATTTTAAATTAAAGAATTAA
- a CDS encoding MBOAT family O-acyltransferase, which yields MITIDSINNWFIQNFGAITPEQVQSWFIYNPEEKLLFNTGLFLGLFLVFYFVYAFLRKTFYLRLTYVILFSLFFYYKSSGIYFLLLLLSSVVDYGLSQIIYREAKDSTKKIYLVISVILNLGLLGYFKYMNFMIVTFNDMFHGNYELHDIFLPVGISFYTFQSMSYIIEIYREEIKPTKNYIEYLFFVSFFPQLVAGPIVRAKDFLPQIYQKLNLTREDVNNALFLIIGGLIKKTVISNYISINFVDRVFDTPMNYTSFENLMASYGYAIQIYCDFSGYSDMAIGIALLLGFKLPANFRTPYKSTSITDFWRRWHISLSTWLKDFLYISIGGNREGTFAGFLFPSLFFFGLLLWGISNINESFIPLGIAIGALVLFCLTFLLSKKKNQTLVTNFNLFTTMLLGGLWHGAGAQFIVWGALHGLALAVHKIFMEFFPPKKEGKGSGFLWKFFSIVITFHFVVFCWIFFRARDFETALQVINNIGQLTFEPEHWQAIIIGYKNVFLLMLFGYVWHVLPEAITSKMKLVFDKTPLIGKAIILGFTYWIVYATAVAGSQPFIYFQF from the coding sequence TTGATTACAATAGATAGCATAAATAATTGGTTCATTCAGAATTTTGGCGCGATTACTCCGGAGCAGGTTCAAAGCTGGTTTATATACAACCCTGAAGAAAAATTACTGTTTAATACCGGTTTGTTCCTCGGATTATTTCTGGTTTTTTATTTTGTGTATGCCTTTTTACGCAAAACATTTTATTTGAGATTAACATACGTTATTCTCTTTTCGCTTTTCTTTTATTACAAGTCAAGTGGAATTTACTTTCTGCTATTATTACTTTCGTCTGTTGTTGATTACGGACTGAGTCAGATTATTTACAGAGAAGCAAAAGACAGTACAAAGAAAATTTATCTGGTGATCAGTGTAATTCTGAATCTGGGATTGTTGGGGTATTTCAAATACATGAACTTCATGATTGTTACTTTCAATGATATGTTTCATGGAAATTATGAACTGCACGATATTTTTCTGCCGGTTGGAATTTCATTCTATACCTTCCAGTCGATGAGTTATATTATCGAAATCTACCGTGAAGAAATTAAACCAACCAAAAATTACATCGAATATCTGTTCTTCGTTTCGTTCTTCCCGCAGTTGGTGGCAGGACCAATCGTTAGAGCAAAGGATTTTTTACCTCAGATTTATCAGAAATTAAACCTGACCAGAGAAGATGTAAACAACGCTTTGTTTTTGATTATTGGCGGATTGATTAAGAAAACGGTAATTTCAAATTACATCTCTATAAACTTTGTCGATCGTGTTTTTGACACTCCAATGAATTATACTTCGTTCGAAAATTTAATGGCATCTTATGGATATGCTATTCAAATTTACTGCGATTTTTCAGGATATTCGGATATGGCAATCGGAATCGCTTTGCTGTTAGGATTCAAACTTCCGGCCAACTTTAGAACGCCTTATAAGTCAACTTCTATCACTGATTTCTGGAGAAGATGGCATATTTCACTATCCACCTGGCTGAAAGACTTTTTGTATATCTCGATCGGTGGAAATCGTGAAGGAACATTCGCAGGGTTTTTATTTCCAAGTTTATTCTTCTTCGGATTATTGCTTTGGGGAATTTCAAACATAAACGAAAGTTTCATTCCACTAGGGATCGCAATTGGGGCACTAGTGCTTTTCTGCCTGACCTTTTTACTTTCGAAAAAGAAAAACCAAACCTTGGTGACCAATTTCAATTTGTTTACCACGATGCTTTTAGGAGGATTGTGGCACGGAGCCGGTGCACAGTTTATTGTTTGGGGAGCATTACACGGATTGGCATTAGCCGTTCATAAAATTTTCATGGAATTCTTTCCTCCAAAAAAAGAAGGCAAAGGTTCTGGATTTTTATGGAAATTCTTTTCAATCGTCATTACCTTTCACTTTGTTGTTTTCTGTTGGATATTTTTCCGTGCCAGAGATTTTGAAACAGCACTTCAGGTGATTAATAATATTGGTCAGTTAACCTTTGAGCCGGAACATTGGCAGGCAATCATAATAGGTTACAAAAATGTGTTTTTATTGATGCTTTTCGGATACGTTTGGCACGTCTTGCCGGAAGCGATCACCTCTAAAATGAAATTAGTTTTTGATAAAACACCTTTGATCGGAAAAGCAATTATTCTGGGATTCACGTATTGGATAGTCTATGCAACAGCAGTTGCCGGTTCACAGCCGTTTATTTACTTCCAGTTTTAA
- a CDS encoding TonB-dependent receptor plug domain-containing protein gives MKIKFIFFAAFLFCQISFAQKKDTTAVNKLSEVVVTGQFEPQSIKKSVFNVRVISKEDIKQLAANNLADVLNQYLNITIRNSGSDGRSTVSMFGLDSQYFKILIDNIPLVSDTGMGTNVDLTQVNLDDVERIEIIEGSMGVTHGANAVSGILNIITKKGGGYRWQISTTVQEETVGNEYALFNKGRHIQSAKIAHNFNENWFVNIGGNRNDFAGFYDNMKGKDYAMNNGLRGYKWLPKDQLVGNGLLGYQKGNFKIFYKFDYYGEDVHFYNPILIPQDNYPFPETYYANDKRFITNRFYHHLNSNGKLFSKLNYNVSLSHQKQERDLERFNYQMETGKEFDNKRQTYQSKEVFYSTGTLSNFFNSKKVDFQLGYEITNENGFYDATAGTFKDDQQQLKDIRKRLENYDIFTVAEVNLTDKFSIRPGLRYSIQSNFDNQYASSLGLRYIFKQGLETRASMGKSYRTPNFDELYTYFVDSNHNVQGNPDLVPENSTSYELSFKRSCQLRSGAQISNNVAFTFMSVDDRIDMVLTQIVPSLSYRYVNINAYKMWNASTTEQYSYKNWNVKIGAALVGISRKLDLAALNLTTDDKYLYSFQLNSSISYNIPKWNTLVALYYKYNGQQQQFVAGTDTDGSAKFFLNEIKPYSWMDASVRKLFFKNQFEVMVGARNLFNITDVQSVRNGGGSTGGAHGSTSSDLMLGYGRSYFIKLTYNLNFN, from the coding sequence ATGAAAATCAAATTTATCTTTTTTGCAGCTTTTCTTTTTTGTCAAATCTCCTTTGCACAAAAGAAAGATACCACGGCTGTAAATAAACTTTCTGAAGTGGTGGTTACCGGGCAGTTTGAGCCACAGTCTATAAAAAAATCAGTGTTTAATGTTCGTGTGATTTCAAAGGAAGATATTAAGCAATTGGCAGCAAACAATCTTGCAGATGTTTTAAATCAATACTTAAATATAACGATTAGGAATAGCGGGAGTGATGGACGTTCAACCGTTTCTATGTTTGGATTGGATTCGCAATATTTTAAAATATTAATTGATAACATCCCACTAGTAAGTGATACCGGAATGGGAACTAATGTCGATTTAACACAGGTAAATCTTGACGATGTTGAACGTATCGAAATTATTGAAGGTTCAATGGGAGTAACTCATGGAGCAAATGCCGTAAGTGGTATTTTGAATATCATAACTAAAAAAGGTGGAGGATACAGATGGCAGATTAGTACAACCGTTCAGGAAGAAACTGTAGGTAATGAATATGCACTTTTTAATAAAGGCCGTCATATTCAATCAGCCAAAATAGCTCATAATTTTAACGAAAACTGGTTCGTTAATATAGGTGGGAACCGCAATGATTTTGCTGGTTTTTATGATAATATGAAGGGGAAAGATTATGCCATGAATAATGGGTTACGAGGTTATAAATGGCTTCCGAAAGATCAGTTAGTTGGAAATGGACTTTTAGGTTATCAAAAAGGAAATTTTAAAATATTTTACAAATTTGATTACTATGGTGAGGATGTTCATTTTTATAATCCAATTTTAATTCCGCAAGATAATTACCCTTTTCCTGAAACTTATTATGCAAATGATAAACGTTTTATAACCAATAGATTTTATCATCATTTAAATTCTAACGGGAAATTGTTTTCGAAGTTAAATTATAATGTCTCGCTCTCACATCAGAAACAAGAACGTGATTTAGAAAGGTTTAATTATCAAATGGAAACAGGAAAGGAGTTTGATAATAAGAGACAAACTTACCAATCAAAAGAAGTTTTCTATTCTACAGGAACTCTAAGTAATTTTTTCAATAGTAAAAAGGTCGATTTTCAATTGGGTTATGAAATTACAAATGAAAATGGATTTTATGATGCGACTGCAGGTACTTTTAAGGACGATCAGCAACAGCTTAAAGACATAAGAAAGCGACTTGAAAATTATGATATTTTTACTGTGGCAGAGGTTAATCTGACCGATAAATTTTCTATCCGTCCAGGGCTTCGTTATTCGATTCAATCTAATTTTGACAATCAATATGCTAGTTCGTTAGGATTAAGATATATTTTTAAACAGGGATTAGAGACTAGAGCTTCAATGGGTAAATCATATCGTACTCCTAACTTTGATGAGCTTTATACTTATTTTGTAGATTCTAATCATAATGTTCAGGGTAATCCTGATTTAGTTCCTGAGAATAGTACCTCATATGAGCTTAGTTTTAAAAGATCTTGTCAACTTCGTTCAGGCGCGCAAATTTCGAATAATGTGGCCTTTACCTTTATGAGTGTTGATGATAGAATCGATATGGTTTTGACTCAAATTGTTCCTTCATTAAGCTATAGATATGTAAATATCAACGCGTATAAAATGTGGAATGCATCAACTACTGAACAATATTCATACAAAAACTGGAATGTAAAAATTGGGGCGGCTTTAGTTGGTATTTCCAGAAAATTAGATTTGGCGGCACTAAATCTGACTACTGATGATAAGTATCTGTATTCATTTCAGTTAAATTCAAGTATTTCTTATAATATTCCAAAATGGAACACCCTGGTAGCATTGTACTACAAGTATAATGGACAGCAGCAGCAGTTTGTAGCTGGAACAGACACAGACGGAAGTGCTAAATTCTTTTTAAATGAAATAAAGCCTTATAGTTGGATGGATGCTTCTGTTCGTAAATTGTTTTTCAAAAATCAGTTTGAAGTAATGGTTGGCGCCAGAAACTTATTTAACATTACAGACGTTCAGTCTGTGAGGAATGGAGGAGGTTCAACTGGAGGAGCACATGGTTCCACAAGTTCAGACTTAATGCTTGGATATGGACGCTCTTACTTTATTAAACTTACGTATAATCTAAATTTTAATTAA
- a CDS encoding SGNH/GDSL hydrolase family protein, which yields MNTKSYFFQSFAIVALAFIAFIGFKQILPDKIFSDSKVDSKNVLIDSLLLESVANDSLEQDGDSLTEEEKNEMREKIVFDASEGIEFPSETFDNYKGYQYLISFYEKLYQLENNPQAKVRIAYYGDSMTDGDLIVQDVRANYQERFGGSGVGFVSINSESAASRGSVKSSASKNWKMQSYLNVKHPTSPFGVNGHVFFANDKSNTTWVQYEAGLNKHATTLDSPTLYYGRGSKKGNVNFIIGKDTLRKSLVPNNLINTLKVTSGSIKGFKANFIHADSIPIYGFNFDSGNGVHVDNFSQRGNSGLPISTFNTNVMQGFNNSLKYDLVILHYGTNVLNYGTKNYNWYQRGMTKAVNKIKESFPGVSILIISTADKSTKYDLEMKTDSAVVPLMRAQKRYALETESGFVNLYTLMGGDGSMVKWVDESPARANKDYTHFNQRGAKAIGKLVYDQLNKGYEQYKVLRVNRETDTNKRKAARKTNTDSVAVKTDSVNE from the coding sequence GTGAATACAAAATCTTATTTCTTTCAGTCTTTTGCCATTGTGGCACTGGCATTTATAGCTTTCATCGGATTTAAGCAAATCTTGCCGGACAAGATATTTTCGGATAGTAAAGTAGATTCTAAAAACGTACTAATCGATAGTCTGCTTTTAGAGTCAGTCGCAAATGATTCTCTGGAACAGGATGGAGACAGTCTGACCGAAGAGGAGAAAAATGAAATGAGGGAAAAGATTGTTTTCGATGCTTCGGAAGGAATCGAATTTCCATCTGAAACTTTCGATAACTACAAAGGGTACCAATACCTGATTTCTTTTTACGAAAAATTATACCAGTTAGAGAATAATCCGCAAGCCAAAGTCAGAATTGCCTATTATGGAGATTCCATGACCGATGGTGATTTAATTGTGCAGGATGTTCGCGCCAATTACCAGGAACGTTTTGGCGGAAGCGGAGTTGGCTTTGTGTCGATCAATTCAGAATCTGCGGCATCACGTGGTTCTGTAAAATCTTCGGCTTCCAAAAACTGGAAAATGCAATCGTATTTGAACGTAAAACATCCAACGAGTCCATTTGGAGTAAACGGGCACGTGTTTTTTGCCAATGATAAATCAAATACTACCTGGGTTCAGTACGAAGCAGGTTTAAACAAACACGCAACAACTTTAGATAGTCCGACTTTATATTATGGCAGAGGATCTAAAAAAGGAAATGTGAATTTTATTATCGGCAAAGATACCTTGCGAAAAAGCCTTGTGCCGAATAATTTGATTAATACTTTAAAAGTAACTTCGGGAAGCATAAAAGGATTCAAAGCCAATTTTATTCATGCTGATTCTATTCCAATCTACGGTTTTAATTTTGATAGCGGAAACGGGGTTCATGTAGACAACTTCTCGCAAAGAGGAAATTCAGGTTTGCCGATTTCTACTTTTAATACCAATGTGATGCAAGGGTTCAATAACAGTTTAAAGTACGACTTAGTTATTCTGCATTACGGAACCAACGTTCTAAATTATGGAACCAAGAATTACAATTGGTACCAAAGAGGGATGACCAAAGCGGTGAATAAAATTAAAGAATCTTTTCCGGGAGTTTCGATTCTGATCATTTCTACAGCCGATAAATCTACCAAATACGATTTAGAAATGAAAACCGATTCAGCCGTTGTTCCATTAATGAGAGCACAAAAAAGATATGCACTTGAAACCGAATCCGGATTTGTGAATTTGTACACCTTAATGGGAGGTGACGGATCAATGGTGAAATGGGTAGATGAATCTCCGGCCAGAGCCAATAAAGATTATACACACTTTAACCAGCGTGGGGCAAAAGCTATTGGTAAATTAGTATACGATCAATTGAACAAAGGTTACGAGCAATATAAAGTATTACGGGTAAACAGAGAGACTGATACCAACAAACGGAAAGCAGCCAGGAAGACCAATACAGATTCCGTAGCGGTAAAAACAGATAGCGTAAATGAATAG
- a CDS encoding HmuY family protein, whose product MKKNFILILSFVLLAFTACNSDDNGGESVAVAFAESSYNLTSAATQVQIKFASPAPSAGTITVSYTVTAAAYTTDFTTAPTAAANKIVIPFAQNATSAEFTFNKIKNAVGAEVKNVIFTIDGSSINVNVVGNKTIQLNFNETASLGTALSPEVGGPMQPNQVYVDLSSGKLTTVVRTSWDLGFYSGSEFRVVLNSSVKMSAKQTTSVNIDEVQAEDATMIINQGEGSTTQIDDPAGDITKTTIAAVSATDADNKVYLINMGSNPATTKPATGSEGAAGGTSRGWKKVRVLRSGNDYKVQYADIAATTHQEVIVSKNSAYNFTFFSLLDKKVVNVEPQKNQWDISFTTFTNVLPGTTPKPYFFPDFILSNVKGEAKSYQVLTTAFTYDAFTLANVDNSKFTADQRNIGSNWRSTSATGPDGTPVSQFVLRTDRFFVIKDPAGNVYKLKFTGGANEAGERGYPKFQYALLK is encoded by the coding sequence ATGAAAAAAAACTTTATTTTAATACTTTCTTTCGTATTGCTGGCTTTTACGGCTTGTAATAGCGACGATAATGGCGGAGAATCTGTAGCTGTAGCATTTGCTGAGTCTTCTTATAATTTAACGAGTGCTGCAACTCAAGTTCAGATTAAGTTTGCTTCTCCGGCACCTTCTGCTGGGACAATTACAGTTTCGTACACGGTTACGGCTGCAGCTTATACCACAGATTTTACTACTGCTCCCACAGCAGCAGCAAATAAAATAGTAATACCTTTTGCTCAAAATGCGACATCTGCTGAATTTACTTTTAACAAAATTAAAAATGCAGTAGGCGCGGAGGTTAAGAATGTAATTTTTACAATTGATGGTTCTTCTATTAATGTTAATGTAGTAGGGAATAAAACAATCCAGTTGAATTTTAATGAAACTGCTTCGTTAGGAACTGCTTTATCACCAGAAGTTGGTGGTCCAATGCAGCCAAATCAAGTTTATGTTGATTTGAGTAGTGGGAAATTAACTACTGTAGTTAGAACATCTTGGGATCTGGGGTTTTACTCAGGGTCAGAATTTAGAGTTGTATTAAATAGTAGTGTAAAAATGTCGGCTAAGCAAACAACAAGTGTAAATATTGATGAAGTTCAAGCTGAAGACGCAACTATGATTATTAATCAAGGTGAGGGGAGTACAACTCAAATTGATGATCCTGCCGGAGATATTACTAAAACAACTATTGCTGCAGTTTCTGCTACAGATGCAGATAATAAAGTGTATTTAATTAATATGGGAAGTAATCCTGCTACAACTAAACCGGCGACAGGTTCAGAAGGAGCTGCAGGAGGAACTTCCAGAGGATGGAAAAAAGTTAGAGTTTTAAGAAGCGGGAACGATTACAAGGTTCAGTATGCGGATATTGCAGCTACTACTCACCAGGAAGTTATTGTTTCTAAGAATAGTGCTTACAACTTTACATTTTTTAGTTTGTTAGATAAGAAAGTGGTGAATGTTGAGCCTCAGAAAAACCAATGGGACATTAGTTTTACAACTTTCACAAATGTTCTACCGGGTACTACACCTAAGCCATATTTCTTCCCGGATTTTATTTTAAGTAACGTAAAAGGTGAAGCAAAATCTTACCAAGTACTTACAACTGCTTTTACATACGATGCTTTTACATTGGCTAATGTTGATAATAGTAAGTTTACCGCTGATCAGAGAAATATTGGTTCTAACTGGAGAAGTACTAGTGCTACAGGACCTGATGGAACCCCAGTTTCTCAATTCGTTCTTAGAACGGATCGTTTCTTTGTAATTAAAGACCCTGCTGGAAATGTGTACAAATTGAAATTTACTGGTGGTGCAAATGAAGCTGGTGAAAGAGGATATCCTAAATTTCAATATGCATTGTTGAAATAA
- the ffh gene encoding signal recognition particle protein produces the protein MFDNLSDKLDKAFHILKGHGKITEVNVADTLKEVRRALLDADVNFKIAKDFTTKVKEKAIGQDVLTTLQPGQLLVKLVKDELTELMGGDVAGVNLSGNPSVILMSGLQGSGKTTFSGKLANFLKTKKNKKPLLVACDIYRPAAINQLHVVGDQIGVEVYSEPENKNPVEIAQNAIKHAKANGFNVVIVDTAGRLAVDQEMMDEIARVHKAIQPQETLFVVDSMTGQDAVNTAKAFNDILNFDGVILTKLDGDTRGGAAISIKSVVNKPIKFVGTGEKMEAIDVFYPDRMAERILGMGDVVSLVERAQEQFDEEEARKLQKKIAKNEFGFDDFLTQIQQVKKMGNMKDLVGMIPGASKAMKDVEIEDDAFKHIEAIIHSMTPIERSKPSIIDVKRKARIAKGSGTKVEQVNQLMKQFDQMSKMMKMMQGPGGKNLMKMMGGMKGMPGGMPR, from the coding sequence ATGTTTGATAATTTAAGTGATAAGTTAGATAAAGCCTTCCATATATTAAAAGGACACGGTAAAATTACAGAAGTAAACGTTGCCGATACTTTAAAAGAAGTTCGTCGTGCCTTACTTGATGCCGATGTTAACTTTAAAATTGCTAAAGATTTTACCACTAAAGTAAAAGAAAAGGCAATTGGTCAGGACGTTTTAACAACGCTTCAGCCGGGACAATTACTGGTGAAGTTAGTTAAAGACGAACTAACGGAATTGATGGGGGGTGATGTTGCCGGTGTTAATCTTTCCGGAAATCCTTCTGTTATTTTAATGTCAGGACTTCAGGGATCGGGGAAAACAACCTTCTCAGGGAAACTGGCCAATTTCTTAAAGACAAAGAAAAATAAGAAACCACTTCTAGTAGCGTGTGATATCTACCGTCCTGCGGCGATTAATCAGTTACATGTTGTGGGAGATCAAATAGGTGTTGAGGTTTATTCAGAGCCGGAAAATAAAAATCCTGTTGAAATTGCTCAAAACGCAATCAAACATGCAAAAGCAAATGGCTTTAACGTAGTGATTGTCGATACGGCTGGTCGTTTAGCAGTAGATCAGGAAATGATGGATGAAATTGCTCGTGTTCATAAAGCAATTCAGCCTCAGGAAACCTTGTTTGTTGTAGATTCTATGACAGGACAGGACGCTGTAAATACCGCAAAAGCCTTCAATGACATCCTGAATTTTGATGGAGTTATTTTAACAAAATTAGATGGTGATACACGTGGTGGAGCTGCAATTTCGATTAAATCGGTTGTAAACAAGCCAATCAAATTTGTAGGTACAGGAGAGAAGATGGAGGCAATTGATGTTTTCTATCCGGATCGTATGGCTGAGCGTATTTTAGGTATGGGTGACGTTGTGTCGCTTGTAGAGAGAGCGCAGGAGCAATTTGATGAAGAGGAAGCCAGAAAACTTCAAAAGAAAATTGCTAAGAACGAATTTGGTTTTGATGATTTCCTTACGCAAATTCAGCAAGTAAAGAAAATGGGTAACATGAAAGACTTGGTTGGAATGATACCAGGTGCTTCAAAAGCCATGAAAGACGTAGAGATAGAAGATGATGCCTTTAAACATATTGAGGCGATCATCCACTCGATGACCCCGATAGAAAGAAGTAAACCTTCGATAATCGACGTGAAAAGAAAAGCCAGAATCGCTAAAGGTTCCGGAACCAAAGTCGAGCAGGTAAATCAGTTAATGAAGCAGTTTGACCAAATGAGCAAGATGATGAAGATGATGCAGGGTCCGGGTGGAAAAAATCTGATGAAGATGATGGGCGGAATGAAAGGAATGCCAGGCGGAATGCCGAGATAA